Proteins from a genomic interval of Caldicellulosiruptor diazotrophicus:
- a CDS encoding sigma-70 family RNA polymerase sigma factor — protein sequence MLNYLLFTLKSSKEAEDIAQEVFYKLIKNPPREDNIQGWLITVAKNLAINYLKSQKRTTLGEKYLLLSQTPEDDIEILQVKMALEKLPEEQRELLILKYSGYTYEEIAKIMNINPNSVGTMIARAQRKFRKIYEEGEGE from the coding sequence GTGTTAAATTACCTGCTATTTACATTGAAAAGTTCAAAAGAGGCAGAAGACATTGCACAGGAGGTTTTCTACAAGCTCATTAAAAATCCCCCTCGCGAGGATAATATCCAAGGATGGCTTATTACTGTTGCAAAAAATCTTGCAATAAACTACTTAAAATCGCAAAAAAGAACTACTCTCGGAGAAAAGTATCTGCTTCTTTCTCAAACCCCAGAAGATGATATTGAAATACTTCAAGTCAAAATGGCACTTGAAAAACTGCCTGAGGAACAAAGAGAGCTGCTAATTTTGAAATACTCTGGATATACATATGAAGAGATAGCAAAGATTATGAATATAAACCCGAATTCTGTTGGCACTATGATTGCAAGAGCTCAAAGGAAGTTCAGAAAAATATATGAAGAGGGGGAAGGAGAGTGA
- a CDS encoding anti-sigma factor family protein, giving the protein MCYSEGKLQEFIDGVLSKEESLQIKKHLLVCRKCRKLYNELKETDEFVSMKMQKVLNLSSNNKKGGLLRMLNKNRKVVLTAALAVIFLVSIIFTPFGKALSDALKIFRASSIEPVAITISDLQEIESKLQQINANSTIDLKQFGKIDFKSSENNSIYVESLNSTEFESAKNIFKKYNINPDEIAYLWQKENIKSMMINENPNIELKFKLDIDKVNQLLKSLGSKTLLPQTLDQKEFVLTIEGALNLMFYPIKNSEESKKGTVYMIPSLEIGIVKVPKLTTPVELDEVKIYETIANLPFVPNNIRSQLLSIKDPLSTLPVPVNKDLYDYRKIKIGGNDGLVVYLKNNPNDRTIVWVDHNNSVKYIKAESTSEQKLLEFANLLK; this is encoded by the coding sequence ATGTGCTATAGCGAAGGAAAGCTCCAAGAGTTCATTGATGGGGTGCTTTCTAAAGAAGAAAGTTTGCAAATAAAAAAACATCTTCTTGTGTGCAGAAAGTGTAGAAAACTCTATAATGAACTGAAGGAGACAGATGAGTTTGTATCTATGAAAATGCAAAAAGTCCTCAATTTAAGCTCAAATAACAAAAAGGGAGGGTTATTGAGGATGCTTAATAAAAATAGAAAAGTTGTTCTTACAGCAGCTTTAGCAGTCATCTTTTTAGTCAGCATAATATTTACACCATTTGGAAAGGCTTTATCAGATGCTTTGAAAATTTTCAGAGCTTCGTCCATAGAGCCAGTTGCAATTACTATTTCTGACCTTCAGGAAATTGAAAGCAAGCTGCAGCAGATTAATGCTAATTCTACAATTGATTTAAAACAATTTGGGAAAATTGATTTTAAAAGCTCAGAAAATAATAGCATATATGTGGAATCATTAAACTCAACTGAATTTGAATCTGCAAAGAACATTTTTAAAAAATACAATATAAATCCTGATGAAATAGCTTATCTTTGGCAAAAAGAAAATATCAAGAGTATGATGATAAACGAGAATCCAAATATAGAATTAAAATTTAAACTTGACATTGACAAAGTAAACCAGCTCTTAAAATCACTTGGCTCCAAAACCTTGCTACCTCAAACACTTGACCAGAAAGAGTTTGTGCTTACCATAGAAGGTGCACTTAATTTAATGTTCTACCCTATAAAAAATTCTGAAGAGTCCAAAAAAGGCACTGTATATATGATACCATCATTAGAAATAGGAATTGTAAAAGTTCCAAAGTTAACAACCCCAGTTGAATTAGATGAGGTTAAAATATATGAAACAATAGCAAACTTACCGTTTGTTCCAAACAATATAAGGTCTCAGCTTCTTTCAATCAAAGACCCTCTTTCAACACTCCCTGTACCTGTGAACAAGGATCTGTATGATTATAGGAAAATTAAAATTGGAGGCAATGACGGACTGGTTGTCTACCTTAAAAACAATCCTAATGATAGGACCATCGTATGGGTGGACCACAATAATAGTGTAAAATATATTAAAGCAGAGTCTACCTCCGAGCAAAAGCTTCTTGAATTTGCAAATTTGCTAAAATAA
- a CDS encoding nitroreductase family protein: MSSVFENEVIKAIKERRSVRSFLPTQVEEEKIKLLLEAAIFAPSAVNGQPWFFTVVQNLDILNKMNQEIRNIMLQSSDENLKKFASKEDFNVFHNAPMAIIVSGKENSQSAQVDCAAATQNILLAAKSLGLATCWIGFVGILFSSPKAQDYIKLLKIPEGYKPLWAIALGYTENYPQTVPERNWNVVEWIK; the protein is encoded by the coding sequence ATGAGCAGTGTTTTTGAAAATGAAGTAATAAAAGCAATTAAAGAGCGTCGTAGTGTAAGAAGTTTTTTACCTACCCAAGTTGAAGAGGAAAAAATAAAACTTTTACTTGAAGCTGCAATCTTTGCTCCATCTGCAGTAAATGGTCAGCCATGGTTTTTTACAGTAGTTCAAAATCTTGATATTTTAAACAAAATGAATCAAGAAATAAGAAATATTATGCTTCAGTCTTCTGATGAAAACTTAAAGAAATTCGCATCAAAAGAAGATTTTAACGTTTTCCACAATGCCCCAATGGCTATAATTGTTTCAGGAAAAGAAAATAGTCAATCTGCCCAGGTTGACTGTGCAGCTGCAACCCAAAACATCCTTCTTGCTGCAAAATCTCTCGGTTTGGCAACGTGCTGGATAGGATTTGTCGGGATACTTTTTTCAAGTCCAAAAGCACAAGATTATATAAAACTTCTGAAAATCCCTGAGGGATACAAACCTTTGTGGGCAATTGCTTTAGGATACACTGAAAATTATCCTCAAACAGTACCTGAAAGAAACTGGAATGTGGTTGAGTGGATAAAATAG